A genomic window from Glycine soja cultivar W05 chromosome 10, ASM419377v2, whole genome shotgun sequence includes:
- the LOC114370696 gene encoding abscisic stress-ripening protein 5-like: MAEEKHHKHHLFHQHKDEDNKPTETETGYDNTSYSKPSDDYDSGFSNPSYETSGGAYETGHNKTSYSSDDQPASGGGYKKTGYSGGIDETSGGGGYGGGGGVYSDTTTDGGYTRTSGGRYGDEVDYKKEEKHHKSLEHLGELGAAAAGAYALHEKHKAEKDPEHAHRHKIEEEVAAAAAVGSGGFAFHEHHEKKEAKEQDEEAHGKKHHHLFG, translated from the exons ATGGCTGAAGAGAAACACCACAAACACCACCTCTTCCACCAGCACAAGGACGAGGATAATAAGCCCACAGAAACCGAAACTGGTTACGACAATACATCTTACTCTAAGCCTTCTGATGACTATGACTCTGGTTTCAGCAACCCATCGTATGAGACTTCTGGCGGTGCCTATGAAACTGGTCACAACAAGACATCATATTCTAGTGATGATCAGCCAGCTTCTGGTGGTGGCTACAAAAAAACAGGTTATTCTGGTGGCATTGATGAGACTTCTGGTGGCGGTGGATACGGCGGTGGCGGCGGTGTGTACTCTGACACTACCACTGATGGTGGATACACCAGAACAAGTGGTGGTCGGTATGGTGATGAGGTTGACTATAAGAAGGAGGAGAAGCACCACAAGAGTCTTGAGCACCTTGGTGAGTTAGGTGCTGCAGCTGCTGGTGCTTACGCCTTG CATGAGAAGCACAAGGCAGAGAAAGACCCAGAGCATGCTCACAGGCACAAGATAGAAGAGGAGGTTGCAGCAGCAGCTGCAGTGGGATCTGGTGGGTTTGCTTTTCATGAACATCATGAGAAAAAGGAAGCAAAGGAGCAAGATGAGGAAGCTCATGGAAAGAAGCACCACCATCTCTTTGGCTGA
- the LOC114371009 gene encoding uncharacterized protein LOC114371009: MEVELGLKITTTRDDTTSVSDFQFAKDRSGPVFLSKETDAKLILTAHLKGYKKENIDININKDGSEISVSGEKEVQEMQMIPFKKVLKTIGFEKKFSIPDGVVLDQIKAKYNEGDEVLTIVMPKTEVGKGSREIEEVKEEVPESSVQENVVDSVTPEPQESVPEKIEEETPAVKKPQKPWTPCPPLVFGGSTLLVTLIFLVINYIRARKR, translated from the exons ATGGAGGTTGAGTTGGGGCTGAAAATCACAACGACCAGAGATGATACCACTTCCGTTTCCGATTTTCAATTTGCCAAAGACAGATCAGGACCTGTCTTCTTGTCTAAAGAAACTGATGCAAAGCTCATCCTCACTGCACATCTTAAAG GATATAAGAAGGAGAACATTGACATCAATATCAATAAAGATGGTAGTGAGATTTCGGTGAGTGGAGAGAAGGAGGTGCAGGAAATGCAAATGATACCGTTCAAGAAAGTGCTAAAAACCATAGGGTTTGAGAAGAAGTTTAGTATTCCTGATGGGGTGGTTTTGGATCAGATCAAGGCTAAGTATAACGAAGGGGATGAAGTTTTGACAATTGTGATGCCAAAAACGGAAGTGGGAAAAGGAAGTAGAGAAATTGAGGAGGTGAAAGAAGAAGTACCCGAGTCAAGTGTACAAGAAAATGTTGTTGATAGCGTGACACCAGAGCCACAGGAAAGTGTGCCAGAAAAGATTGAAGAGGAAACACCTGCAGTGAAGAAGCCCCAAAAACCATGGACACCTTGTCCTCCTTTGGTTTTTGGAGGATCAACTTTGCTTGTAACTCTAATATTTCTTGTAATAAACTATATTAGAGCGAGAAAgagataa
- the LOC114372065 gene encoding uncharacterized protein LOC114372065, with protein sequence MPATDYQGSSSPSSLIHFGRSILSLRREQVHSISMEGSSLEAELESFQQHVTNRFLELTSVVHDDLLSLSWVGKLLHCFLCCQEEFKAILHSHRAQVLRPPLDRMVSDYFERSVKALDVCNAIRDGIEQIRQWQKLLEIVPYALGHQRSIGEGQFRRAKKALIDLHIGMLDDKDPNASIAHRNRSFGRSTGSRDHHSHGHSHGHNNSSNNTYHHRSLGHFRSLSWSVSRTWSAARQLQAIGNNIYPPKANELMASGGLAMPVFIMNSILLFVMWALVAAIPCQDRGLHVHFTIPRNYSWAAAILSLHERIMEESKKRERKNSCGLLKEIHQIEKCARVMNDLADSVHFPLTEEKEREVRQIVQEVSLVCDALKGGLDPLERQVRDVFHIIVRSRTEGLDSIGRPSNAE encoded by the coding sequence ATGCCCGCGACGGACTACCAAGGTTCGTCTTCTCCTTCATCGTTAATCCATTTTGGCCGTTCAATTCTGAGTCTTCGTCGAGAACAGGTTCACTCCATTTCCATGGAAGGGTCAAGCTTGGAGGCTGAGTTAGAATCCTTTCAGCAACACGTCACTAACCGGTTCCTTGAACTCACTTCGGTTGTTCATGATGATTTGCTTTCGCTCTCGTGGGTTGGGAAGCTCCTTCATTGCTTCTTGTGTTGCCAAGAGGAATTCAAGGCCATTCTCCATAGCCACAGGGCTCAGGTGTTGAGACCCCCTTTGGATCGCATGGTGTCTGATTACTTTGAGCGAAGTGTGAAGGCTTTGGATGTTTGCAATGCCATTCGTGATGGTATTGAGCAGATTCGCCAATGGCAGAAGCTATTGGAGATTGTGCCCTATGCATTGGGGCATCAGAGGAGCATTGGTGAGGGCCAATTTCGTAGAGCCAAGAAGGCTCTCATTGATTTGCACATCGGGATGCTTGATGATAAGGATCCCAACGCCTCGATTGCACATCGAAACCGGTCCTTTGGCCGCAGCACTGGTAGCAGGGACCATCATAGTCATGGCCATAGCCATGGTCACAATAATAGCAGTAATAATACCTATCACCATCGGTCTTTGGGGCATTTTCGATCACTTTCGTGGAGTGTCTCTCGAACTTGGTCTGCTGCTAGGCAGCTCCAAGCAATTGGGAACAACATTTATCCACCTAAGGCAAATGAGCTTATGGCTTCTGGTGGCCTTGCAATGCCTGTGTTCATCATGAATTCGATCCTGTTGTTTGTGATGTGGGCTCTTGTGGCTGCAATTCCATGCCAGGACCGCGGATTACATGTCCATTTTACCATTCCCAGGAATTACTCCTGGGCTGCTGCAATCCTCTCGCTTCACGAAAGGATCATGGAGGAGTCGAAGAAGCGGGAGCGGAAGAATTCTTGTGGCTTGCTTAAGGAGATTCATCAGATTGAGAAATGTGCTAGAGTGATGAATGATTTGGCTGATTCTGTCCACTTTCCTTTGACAGAGGAGAAAGAACGGGAGGTTAGACAGATAGTGCAGGAGGTTTCACTAGTCTGTGATGCTTTGAAAGGTGGACTAGACCCTTTGGAGCGCCAAGTGAGGGATGTGTTCCATATAATTGTGCGCAGCCGTACAGAAGGGCTTGACTCTATTGGCAGGCCAAGCAATGCTGAGTAA